One part of the Malus sylvestris chromosome 2, drMalSylv7.2, whole genome shotgun sequence genome encodes these proteins:
- the LOC126592160 gene encoding translocase of chloroplast 90, chloroplastic-like, which translates to MNSLKDWISSQLVSMPLVSPRPLSGSDSFFREEPSNEEFDDQGAAHSNTLVTPRIRPAPSTSFNSDRENHSDQALQHVVVQNSDHSHNRSDKKKMDPLVRIDDLQVKFLRLLLRLGLSQNNVLVAKVLYRIHLATLIRAEESDLKRVNLRSDRARAVAAEQEASGLPEMDFSLRILVLGKTGVGKSATINSIFDQTKTETNPFRPGTDRIREVVGTVNGIRVTIIDTPGFLPSCTGNFRRNKKIMLSVKKFIRKSPPDIVLFFERLDLMSTNYNDFSLLKQITEVFGPAVWFNTVLVMTHSSLVLPEGPDGYPVNYESYVRQSTDMVQHYIHQAVSDSRLENPVLLVENHPQCRKNIAGEKILPNGQVWKSQFLLLCICTKVLSDVNILMKFQDSIHLGPSNATHMPSLPHLLSSLLRHRTAIGPSGGDVGVDESLVSDAEDEDEYDQLPPIRILTKSQFERLTKSQKKDYLDELDYRETLYLKKQLKEEYRRQMEIKLSKEQNTASDDNSNSQQASQEEAVLLPDMEVPPSFGSDWPAHRYLCLLTSDQWIMRPVLDSHGWDNDVGLDGVSLETAMQVNRNVFTSVAGQMSKDKQDFSIQSECAAAYLDPNGTAYSVGLDVQSAGRDTIYTLHGNTKLRKLWHNVAESGFSLTSFGNKYYIGGKLEDTISVGKRLKFVMNVGQMMGPEQVAYGGGVEATLRGRDYPVRNDNVSLMMTILSFNKEMVLGGNLQSESRLGRNMSVSVNANLNSRRMGKISIKASSTDHLQFSMVAAFTIFWALLRKKDVKSTSDE; encoded by the exons ATGAACAGCCTTAAAGATTGGATTTCTTCCCAGTTGGTATCCATGCCTCTGGTTTCGCCTCGACCGTTGTCGGGCAGTGACAGTTTCTTTAGGGAGGAACCCTCCAATGAAGAGTTTGATGACCAAG GTGCTGCTCACTCGAACACTTTGGTAACACCACGCATTCGGCCTGCCCCATCAACCTCATTTAATAGTGATCGGGAAAATCACTCTGATCAGGCCCTGCAGCATGTTGTAGTTCAGAATTCTGATCATTCTCATAATCGCTCTGATAAGAAAAAGATGGATCCTTTGGTAAGAATTGATGATCTTCAAGTTAAGTTCTTGCGCCTCCTCCTCCGTCTTGGTCTGTCACAAAACAATGTTCTGGTTGCTAAGGTTCTCTATCGTATTCACCTGGCTACTTTGATACGAGCAGAAGAATCAGATTTGAAAAGAGTTAATCTGAGGAGTGATAGAGCTAGAGCTGTGGCAGCAGAACAGGAGGCATCTGGCCTGCCTGAAATGGATTTCTCTCTCAGAATCCTTGTCCTGGGGAAAACAGGAGTTGGCAAGAGTGCCACAATAAATTCTATATTTGATCAAACAAAGACTGAAACCAATCCATTTCGACCTGGCACAGATCGTATCCGAGAGGTTGTGGGAACTGTAAATGGGATTAGAGTAACTATCATCGATACCCCTGGTTTTTTGCCATCATGTACTGGTAATTTCCGCAGAAATAAGAAGATTATGCTCTCTGTGAAGAAATTTATTAGAAAAAGCCCACCTGACATTGTTTTGTTCTTCGAACGCCTCGACCTCATGAGTACTAATTACAATGACTTCTCCCTTTTGAAGCAAATAACCGAGGTATTTGGGCCTGCAGTTTGGTTTAACACTGTTCTTGTCATGACACATTCTTCCCTAGTCCTTCCGGAAGGACCTGATGGGTATCCTGTCAATTATGAATCATATGTGAGGCAAAGCACAGATATGGTGCAGCACTATATACACCAGGCAGTGTCTGACTCCAGACTTGAAAACCCAGTGTTGTTAGTTGAGAATCATCCTCAGTGTAGGAAAAATATCGCCGGCGAAAAGATACTTCCAAACGGACAGGTTTGGAAATCTCAGTTTTTGTTATTATGCATTTGTACTAAAGTTCTGAGTGATGTCAATATCCTCATGAAATTTCAAGACAGCATTCATCTGGGGCCCTCAAATGCCACTCACATGCCTTCTCTGCCGCATCTCCTATCGTCTCTTCTACGTCATCGCACTGCTATTGGTCCAAGTGGAGGGGACGTTGGAGTTGATGAGAGCTTGGTTTCAGATGCGGAGGACGAAGATGAGTATGATCAATTACCTCCAATCCGAATTCTGACAAAATCTCAGTTTGAGAGATTAACAAAATCACAGAAAAAAGACTATCTTGATGAATTGGATTATCGAGAGACCCTTTATCTGAAGAAACAGTTGAAAGAAGAGTACCGTAGGCAGATGGAGATTAAGCTTTCCAAAGAGCAAAATACGGCGAGTGATGATAATTCGAATAGTCAGCAGGCTTCCCAAGAAGAGGCTGTTTTATTACCAGATATGGAGGTCCCTCCAAGTTTTGGCTCTGATTGGCCTGCACACAGGTATCTTTGTCTTCTTACAAGTGATCAGTGGATTATGAGACCTGTTCTTGATTCCCATGGATGGGATAATGATGTGGGCTTGGATGGGGTAAGCTTGGAAACTGCTATGCAGGTAAATAGGAACGTGTTTACCTCTGTTGCAGGGCAGATGAGCAAGGACAAGCAGGATTTTAGCATTCAATCCGAGTGTGCTGCAGCTTACCTAGACCCCAATGGGACCGCATATTCTGTAGGTCTTGATGTTCAGTCTGCTGGTAGAGATACCATCTATACGCTTCACGGCAACACGAAGCTGAGGAAGTTGTGGCACAATGTTGCTGAAAGTGGATTCTCTTTGACGTCTTTTGGGAACAAGTATTACATTGGTGGCAAGCTTGAAGACACCATATCAGTTGGGAAGAGATTGAAATTTGTGATGAATGTTGGCCAAATGATGGGTCCTGAGCAAGTGGCATATGGTGGCGGTGTTGAAGCTACGTTGAGGGGTAGAGACTACCCTGTGAGAAATGATAATGTGAGCCTGATGATGACTATACTGTCTTTCAATAAAGAGATGGTGTTGGGTGGAAACTTACAGTCTGAGTCCCGGCTTGGGCGAAATATGAGTGTGTCGGTTAATGCTAATCTGAATAGCCGCAGGATGGGTAAGATAAGCATCAAAGCAAGTAGCACTGATCATTTGCAGTTCAGTATGGTTGCGGCTTTCACAATTTTCTGGGCCCTTTTACGGAAGAAGGATGTTAAAAGTACAAGTGATGAATAA
- the LOC126592169 gene encoding uncharacterized protein LOC126592169, producing MAMEVKLHQKEDGPRVLKVLEALKQASHELQTHPSTDSPESNSSSAINALLELETESDNILSRDPQLSALSQHLATLKTLVESLRQSSGHLSIRSFLTRRSSTHCLSKLAGSIESEIQAWIDRESLESLTRALEEDPIRDEDDLIKLLTQFEDRVAQGFNRELQDLILKSKVFTSLESVLCESTRSSKRVRERSAFAIAALIKFNKDVFVGQVLMGRPTISSLIKMASPDAIRVLCALVRLIKSPLVDEIEFNGEIPKIISFLNSEDLEMRVMAMVCVLEIGYFGRKEAVDAMLEEALIEKLMELQRSEHGGDLMRESREKGFLESHPFASCAARFAVQLEVGEGLRQRERRAFKQQILVRVREASVSDAEAATISAEVLWGASP from the coding sequence ATGGCCATGGAGGTCAAGCTCCATCAAAAGGAAGACGGCCCACGAGTCCTCAAGGTCCTAGAAGCTCTAAAACAAGCCTCCCACGAGCTACAGACCCACCCTAGTACCGATTCGCCCGAGTCAAACTCATCCTCCGCCATTAACGCCCTCCTCGAGCTCGAGACCGAGTCCGACAACATCCTCTCCCGGGACCCACAACTCTCCGCCCTCTCCCAACACCTCGCCACCCTCAAAACCCTCGTAGAGTCCCTCCGCCAGTCCAGCGGCCACCTCAGCATCCGCTCCTTCCTGACCCGCCGCTCATCGACTCACTGCCTCTCCAAACTCGCCGGGTCGATTGAGTCCGAAATTCAAGCGTGGATCGACCGCGAGAGCTTAGAAAGCTTGACGCGAGCTCTGGAAGAAGACCCAATTCGCGACGAGGATGATTTGATCAAGCTACTGACTCAGTTCGAGGACAGAGTCGCGCAGGGGTTCAACCGCGAGTTGCAGGATTTGATCTTGAAGTCCAAAGTTTTCACCTCGCTCGAGTCAGTTCTGTGCGAATCGACTCGGTCATCGAAGCGAGTCAGAGAACGCTCTGCTTTCGCCATTGCAGCTCTCATCAAGTTCAATAAAGATGTTTTCGTGGGTCAAGTTTTGATGGGTCGGCCGACGATTAGCTCTCTGATAAAAATGGCGTCACCGGACGCGATCAGAGTGCTCTGCGCGCTCGTCAGGCTGATCAAATCGCCGCTCGTCGATGAGATCGAGTTCAACGGAGAAATACCCAAGATCATAAGCTTCCTGAATTCAGAAGATTTGGAAATGCGAGTGATGGCGATGGTCTGCGTGCTCGAAATCGGGTACTTCGGGCGGAAGGAGGCCGTTGATGCGATGCTAGAGGAGGCGTTGATTGAGAAGCTTATGGAGTTGCAGAGGTCGGAGCACGGCGGCGATTTGATGAGGGAGAGCAGGGAGAAGGGGTTCTTGGAGAGCCACCCGTTTGCGAGCTGCGCGGCGAGGTTCGCGGTGCAGTTAGAGGTGGGGGAGGGGCTGAGGCAGCGGGAGAGGAGGGCGTTTAAGCAGCAGATATTGGTGAGAGTGAGGGAGGCCTCCGTTTCCGACGCGGAGGCCGCCACCATTTCTGCGGAGGTTTTGTGGGGGGCTTCGCCGTAA